Proteins from a genomic interval of Rattus norvegicus strain BN/NHsdMcwi chromosome 2, GRCr8, whole genome shotgun sequence:
- the Prr9 gene encoding proline-rich protein 9, with product MSFNDQQCKQPCVPPPCLQKTQEKCQAQAEDVCVPSCQDPCQDKCPQQAQETCGPQCQELSQGNCPQQGQDPCPPPSQDQCLPQCADPCQELAQTKCVEEFPQKALEKCSAQSKGK from the coding sequence ATGTCTTTCAATGATCAACAGTGCAAGCAACCATGTGTGCCGCCCCCATGTCTTCAAAAGACACAAGAAAAGTGCCAGGCACAAGCTGAGGATGTGTGTGTCCCATCATGTCAGGACCCCTGTCAAGATAAATGTCCACAACAAGCTCAGGAGACATGTGGTCCTCAGTGCCAGGAGTTAAGCCAAGGAAACTGCCCACAACAAGGCCAAGATCCATGTCCACCACCAAGCCAAGACCAGTGCCTTCCTCAGTGTGCAGACCCATGCCAGGAGCTAGCACAAACAAAATGTGTGGAGGAGTTCCCACAGAAGGCACTGGAGAAGTGTTCAGCCCAGAGCAAGGGAAAATAA